The DNA window GACTACTTGGTTGGGTAATAGGATCTCAATCATCATCCCCTCATTCAGACGCAAACACGGTTcttcttcaatgtcattttgaGTTTCAAATACAACCTACCACTGTTGAAACTTCGGGAATACATTAGGATCGTCAATTTCTAGAACCTCTACACTTTATTGAGTTGGGTTTATTGGATTTCTAGGTAGTGAACTCTCTCTACTAAATATAAACACAGTGGAGTGCAATTGTGGACTAACGttgcttcatgtaaaaagaatTTCACATCCACATCTTGTTTgatatcagttatataagaaaatttgacaTCCATGCCCGGAGtattatacttggcttgaagcaaAAAATCATATCTGTATTTGTCAACATTAGTACtagaataaattatatcaactatTTGGGCATATGTAATTTTGGTGAACATTCAAACCATTGTTTGACATTTAAGCAAAATAAGTAACATCATTCGTAATTTTCCAAcctccatcaaagtaaagaatTACTTGAGCTACAATCATAACCAAGGAGTAAGACCATATGATAAATATACGCGTATTGTAATGTTCTGTTGTTGCTTCAATCACGATTTTTACTTACTTCGGTTGTTACTTTTTGAAGATGGCGTGAACCATAATCGAGGAGGAGTTTGCTGgtagagtttcaggaaatccaATGCAACAACTTTCCTAGAAGTTTGCTGCAATGGATCTAATGTATAGGAGTCCCTATCTAATAagtccattgaagcaaacttgtgggAAATTCTTGGCACATTGTATTTCCATGAAACCTATCAGAAACTCGTCCTTAGTGAGTATTACGCGTGAGTGAGCAAAATACGCGTGAGTCACATCTGCCTTTGTTCATATAACATAGTATTCATTCACATCCAGGAGTTATCGAATCACTAACTAAGAATATAACCTAGTTATACTATACTATACTATACTATACTATAACCAACctagtgttcataatcactaaataacataaaataaacatacccattttgagaacgaaTAGTAATGGGTCTTCAAACGGAGAGGTGCTGCTTATCGAATCACTAAATAAGGGATAGGGTTTCGTGGGTTGGAGAGTAGAGTCGGAAAGAGAGAGGGGAAGTcgtgaatgttttttttaaattatggaaaattaagtatatatacgATAAAAGACGCGAAATATCTAAAACGCATTTAATAACtcacgtgttttagatgaatCGCGTATGTGGTTATTTCGCGTCTTTGAGCGATAAGTGGGCATTCCGGGGGTAAGACGAACATTTCACCGGACGAAAAGGCCCTTTTTGTAAGGTTTATCCGATgtgggccttttttggaattagacaCTTGTAAGggccatttcattaaatttcccttttttaaagaataatttatataaaaaaaaaaaattactaggCTAAAatcaactaatttttaaaataatttaaaatgtattataatagACAAATCAACCATTAAGTCTGTATTTGAGAATAATCATTGTTAGATTAAGAGTTTGAATCCAATAAAAGTTCTGAAGCATTTATACAGTAAAAATAAGTGGGGAtcaatttaaacataataaacaATGAAGGCCTCACTAAAAGAAGTTTAAAGTTTGAAAGACTTGAGGGTTTAGCTCAAGAGAAAGATTCACCAAGTGAAAGAatcagtctcttccaacttatTCTATATAGTTGTCAATACATCATATTTGGGTTTAGAATTGAATTGAACTCTTTAATCTGATTAATGAACATGTTACAATTTTTTGTGTGTAAagttttatgtttgaattttcGTTCTTTTGTTTCCGAGAGTACTAAATCTTGTTTTTGTTCGAATTCAGTTGGTACAATAGAGTCGATTACATATAAACAGAAAACAAAACAGATCAGGTTTATACAAGAGATTTTGACGCACTAAACCCGCAAACCTGTCAAACTATTGTAACACATTAAGTAAATACATTCTTAATAAAGAGGAATCAAACTAGCTAGTAAACAAGTTTTGAAATCATAGTGctgtttttattcaaaataaaccCAAATCAAACTCAACTACTTATTTCCATTTCGTTGCTGAAACGAATTGGAAAAATTAGCAGACAGATCTGAATAAAGAGAGACAACCTTGGATATATTCGAGTTAATCTCCTGAATCAACGCAACATTCTTCACCAGATTCTCCTGAATCTTCGACTGATGATTGTCGTTCACCTGTTGAATCAGAAATCTATTCCGATCTAAAAACGACTGAACCTGCTGGAACTTCTCTGAAAAGGCGCCCCATACTTCACTGCCGTCACCATGCCCTATATCGCCttcttctcctcttcttcctcctcctccttcgtCGCCGCCGATACTTCTGAAGCGGCGAAAGCTACGGCCGCCGTTGTTGGCGGTGGTGGTTGATGTTGTGGCGGTGGCGGTTGAGTGATCTTCgtttatatttgtttgacgGTGCCGGCGACGATGACCGATTAAATGGTTTCCTTCCATGATTTTTTGATTCTCAaaacttgatgatgatgattatgatGAAGAGATgtggtatttatttatttatttatgttggAATTATCTATCCAAGGAGAATCTAATGTTTTACAGCTGGTGTGGAAAAAGAGAGGTAAAGATAAGTAATTATTGGAACttgttcaatttttatttttaattctcaaaTGGATTAAGGCCTCGTTTGATAAAGaagtttttgggataaaacctaGTTTTTATACCAAAACCCAAACATCTTATTAaccatcaaattaaataattttatcatttaaataccaaaattatcctctaattttattttctatctctaaaccatcattctctcccCTGCACCATATTTTCTAAAGTCAAAGGGGCaaattagtctttaaattttaaaaatcaattttttcttactttttatcaaaaaaaaaaaaaaaggttttttttgataaacccagataaaatccaaaaaaaaccACTTtctcaaacaaggcctaagagcTCGTTTGATATGAAAGggtttttgatataaaattcagtttttattCTAAACTCACACATCTAAGTatcaatcatcaaattaaataattttatcatttaaatatcaaaatcattctctaattttattttctctctaaacCATTATTCTCTCATATACACCATATCCtctaaattaaagaataaattaattttcaatttttaaaaattaattttttccttatttttagCCTATAAAGATTTTTAAGATAAACCCAtgtaaaaccaaaaaaaaaaaaaaactatttccaCAACTGAGCCTTAAACATTTCTTCATTACAAAATAGTCTAgctaatatttatttcatttcattaaatattaaaatattgggtTTGCTTATAAATTTTTAGCTCTaatctaattttgaaatatattttaattaggtatatattaataaatttaataatattactttCGTTCAACTATAtttcaattctaaattcaacACCAACTCTTTTTAAATAgacctaattatttattttaaaaatataattaattatatatatatatatatattattttttgaattattttatcaaaaaaaatatattaaaattttaaaatcaccatcatcaattattattttttaaataaacttaattttatttaaataaaccattccaacattattattgagacaaattcaaaataaaatttatttaataaaatttatttgataaaatttatcctatcaaaatttaataaagaattCATACTgctatattttcttattttcatttaaaacgttttaagtgaaaattgaaTTTGTGACCTATTAGTATTTTAAGTCGACTTAAGAACGGTTCTACATTATATTAGAGTCCAACGTGACATAactctataattatatatatatatatatattatatatatatatattttttatatatatatatttaatataattcattatttatttatttaatttttaaaaaaataggaaaaactaaattaattaattcatttcatTAGTAAATTCTCCAAAACAATTTCAAGCTCATCCGAATTTCCTGGGATATGTCATTGGGTAACTTTTTCAAGCTAAACacatttatttcaaaatcatttcaatttttttttttcaagttcatctcaaatttattttaaaattattttatttatttatttttaaattatctaaacaaatttatttttatttttacttgttCATTtcttaaaatgtaataataataattttaattttaataaagttcATAATTTATccagtataatttttttaaaatgtaataataatactaataataatttgtataatatttttttttattattaaaaaacctgttatgtttgtttgtaaataaaatgcaaaaattatttaagtctTCAATATTACTTATTGGAATAAGTATTTATAggattacattattttataatagtatataaacataaaattttggATTCTAATTAAAACAAGTTTCATGattgtatttatatttgaaCCTCTAAGTTGTTTTTGAGAACTTTTTTAGTTATACAGACATGAAaagtttttttgttattttatttattgcatctttttgaaagaaattaattacatttttgtATTTGCTTGAtataagtgaaaaaaaataagtgcaATAAAATGATCTGACATACAATCAATGTTCATAGATTTCTTGTATATATATTGTATGAATTTTggtaaatttattatatacaattttatgGTAGGAGTTTTCGTTCTTATAACCACTTTTATggctttttctattttattttagttttaatttattttttttaatttcaacaattattctttatatatattatattatattggtattaacaaattattatttatatttaaatttgtattattatcttgttaaaatattaaattttattactattattaatttattgatatgATTGTTCAAGTTCTTTTTcagaatgaaattttttaaaggAATGACGATGATTTTAAGGACGTGaggattatttttggtaaaaatatttagacCTTGTTTTGATTCGGGTTATTATAAtaacttaggccttgttcggattggggtttttgaaaaaacctagagagggaaaaaggtaatgattgatgatgattttgaggaaatgatgattatttttggtaaaaagacttaaagggtattgatatatatgaataaaataaaaaataataatttaaaatagagggtattttagtattttagttaatgaaatgagtgatgtgattgttgagaagtgactGATTGGAAAATTGTTTTGGgataggttttttaaaaaacccaaagagaacaaggccttagatagggaaaatgaataatgattggtgatgattttgaggagatgagaatatttttggtaaaattatttaaaggtattgatatataataataaaataataaatagtaatttaaaatagagtattttagtattttagataataaattgagtgatgtgattgatgagaaGGGGAATGAAAAGATGTTTGAAtggatttgattatttaaataaccccaaccgaacaaggccttaaaaggtatatataaaataaaaataataatttaaaatataggatattgtaatatttttattaattaaactagtgATATAATtgttgagaaataattaattaaaaaattaattttatttaaatttttataaaaattaaaagaaaaacaaactctaaatataattattgttattatgtttgtaaTAGAAATATATCAATTCTTTCACAAAATTTGGTAGTTCAAAAATTACATTTTACTGTACTATTTCTTTTCCTATTAAACATCAGCCAactcaatcaaatcaattattaattgaccaatcaaatcaatcaattaatataaattaaagttgttgaattaaaacataaaaataataccCCGAATTAAGGATTTAAAATtcactataattaaatatatatttttttataaaacttacacgtaataaaataataataatataaataaacaaacaaaatatacctgCGATTAATTCCATATACCAACATAAAACTATCAATACAGACAACATTTTTTCTGTCacattgttattttaaaaaaatatatattttggacTATCCAGTACTTATCGCACTAATAGATTGTACATAGATCCACATTTACCTATGTCACCCTTATTACTATATctgtattgttttttttttttttttttttttttttttttttttttttttttttttttgttaagattcaatattattttattttccatctcattaattatattatattatttaattcaaataattattattttatcattatttattagtattttaaaattattttataaaaaaatctaaatttcttACAATCACCCAAagaatactttttaaaaaaataatacattatttaaataattatccaCTTAAGAAAAACTATGTAAGAACTTGTTGATATGTTgtagttaattatttaagattgtTGAGGTTGTTAATTTCTTTTtagggatatatatatatatatatattttaaaagttaaaatattttaaaaatattaatatataataataaaatatattttttggtttaaatagaaggtatttaaatattttattcataaatttgagtgatgtatatataaaagagtagataaaataatgtttgataatgattgtcattttaaaaaatccaattGAACAAGTTCTaagtgaattaaattaaaagaacaTTACAATacacatttatattatttgtatattatatttttatatgccTAGTTTGGTTTGGGTTATGAAATAACTTAAACTATTCAAACATTATTTCCCTCTCATTTTCATTCATCGTatcattcaattaattaatcaaaatactattatctattttaaattattatttattattcctTTAAGtcgtttttattaaaaaaaataattaccatatcctcaaaatcatccaacataattattattttttctaaattattaaataacctcCCTCCaataaaaatgcatttatttttaaacatttaataatttaaaaagaaatgttCTGTGGAAcatttttgttatgattttatttCTCCCTTTGGTATATAAACATTTCTATTAATGATATTGGCATAAGAGATTTCACACACAGATCCAACTcctaaatatgtttttttattctaaagaaatctatcttttattaaaaacaatctaGTATCATCCCTCATCAacatttatttacataattgtatttatttatcgGAAAAATACCATAATTATAAATCTATTTAGAAAGACATTGTTTTCAAATGGTTATTCTACACCAAATATCTTTCCGTGTATATCCACTTTTTTGTAAAGAATAATTTATCCCCATTTTCTTTTAGAATATAGGATAAGATtctataagaaaaataaataaggtatttcttttgtgttttttaatattatatagatcatactttttaagaaaaaacatttaatataaatttcattttttttgtttaaattgaattattttgatttttaatttaatttagtgtaaatgtgatagtttatatttttataaatattaaatatttttaattatattaaatataaatattattgaatatcaAAGTTCACTACTAAAAATATCAGCAAATAACTTTATAGTGGTCACCCAACAACTCACTTTATTCTATATTATGGTAAGTTACATGTGTACATATAATCCAATAGTAGGaatctctttttaatttaatctcaCAAATGAAATATAGATACAactgaaaaattatttttcagatAAAAATTTAAGATTCGAGAGATTTCAACTTCGGTTTACATGTCAtaatcttttaataataaaacattattttttaataattaaaaaaataagtcatgacttttgaaatttgttataataataattaatttttgatcaaattttaaataatcttttaaatttaaaataatcaaacaaaaatttaattaaaaaaatctttatttaaattaattaagataattaatttaaaagactatttatttgataaagagttaacaatatttttagttcaaaatcaataaaagtatACGTTTGTAAACGTAtttttaaccaattttttttttggttcgTAGTTTGGTAATACTCGGGAAGAAGCTTTTGCGCTATATTCTTTATACCCGTTAAAAAAGGTCtctacattataaaattttggcttttggaaaattgattgaataacctttttaattattctccAGATCCTAGACATGCATagatttttttgatatttaataattataaaaacaatattcaaATGCTGGTACCTGATGACGACGATTGAAGATGAATGTACTTAAAGAATGTTAGTTTTGAAggtattaaagtttaaaaataaaacccaaacaagcccttatcagaatattttttatgaaaatattctaaatatattttaaaatcatttttttattttttcaaatttttataaaatgatttatgattccaaaactataaaaataagttttaagttCTAAAAATTGAACCAAACAAACCCCTAGGTCCAGtgctctcggtcctaggtgcgaTTTTTATTGGTCGGGGCTAAAACCCTCGGTCCTGATCGGAACCCCTTGGTTGAGGTTCGGGGATTCTCGGTTGGGATACTAAAGTCCCTCAATCGGATGCGGGAATCCTCGATCGAGGTGATAAAGTCCATCGATCGGGGTGTTGATGTTCCTCAGTCGGGTGTGGGaattctcggtcgaggtgctgAAGTTCCTCGATTGGGTGCGGAAATATTCGGTCGAGGTGCTGAATTCCCTTGGTCAAATGCGGGTCCTCGATCGAGGTGCTAAATTTCCTTGGTCGGGTGTATGAATCTTCAGTCGAGGTGCTAAAGTCTCTCGGTTGGGTGCGGGAATCCTTAGTCAAGGTGTTGGAATCCTCGGTCGAGGTTATAAAGAATCTCGATCCTAGCTAGACTTGGGCTAGGTTTCTCAATCCTAAAAAATACCAAATTGTAGAACTTATTAACATTTAGAGGATTAACAGGTTCGTCAGCGGAAATCAGGTTGACCTGATGATTGGGCAACAGATTGCTTGCAATTTCGAGTTTAGGAATGCTCTTTTGATGAATCAGGTCTTGACACTGATGCTTAAGGGCACTATAGTTATCAGTCGAGTGACCCTTCATTTGATGATATGTACACCATGCCTCTTCAAACTTTCCAAGGACTATATACCCTCTCGAGGAGTTAAGGGCTTAATGAGGTTTCTCTACTGAAGGAGGGTAAGAGCTTGACTCAGGGTCATACCCAAATCGTCAAAAGTTCTGGGAGGTATTGGTACCCTTGGTATTTACAGTTTAGATATCGTTAGGACATTGGTTTTAGACAACACCGATTTGCTCGGACCGGGCTTAGGAGGGTCCGGTGCTTGCCAAGCATCCACGCCATGGTGGATCTCAACTATTTCCTTCCTTTGAGGTCAAGGAGGAGCAACACATGCCTTCacagttttaccattttttctttctttatcaaAGGTTTCGTCGAGGTTATTTCCCTTTTGAGGAGGTTCTTCATGTTTTGGAAAGTTTTAACCACGAATCTAATAGAATATCGACCATTAACATGATCCAAAATCATGTCGATTTGTCTTTGTTCGCTAGGTAGAGAATCAATCTCTTCATAAACATCTTTCCATCTTTCAATGAAGACCACAAATTTATCGTTTTTGCCTTATTTCACATTCTTGAGCTTCTTCTCAGGCCGTTCTAAGCTGAGATACATGTTGAAACGTTCTATGAAGGATGGCGCGAGTTCCTCGATAGTTTGAagataaactatatttttttggtgATACCAACGCATGACCGCACCATCTAAATACTGTGGAAATAGATGGAGGACTGTTGGTTTTCCCAAATATAAAGGTGTCATTTCCATGGTGTATATCTGGAAGAAAGCAATAGGGTCAGTCTTGTCTACATACTTTGATAGAGAATGTAGCTTTATCCCAAAAGGAATCATTGTGCTTTCGGCAGTTTTCATGGCGTTTTTCCAATCATGATGTTTACCCAAGCTGCCTTTGGTCAATTGATTGAACTGTTCTTGGAATTTGGCCTAGTTAACATTCAATTGAGCCATTTTGACCTTGTATTCCGTAAGAGGAATGATCGTAGAGTTTTCCCCTTCTTGGGCATTGGGGTTATCATCAACTTATAGTTGAGTCCTTGCTGACCTATTATCATCTTCAAGAGCCTCCTCATAGAGAGAGGCTTCTTCCACACAACGATCGATTATGAGGATTGATCTTGATCGGAGTGGCAATAGATATAACTGGTGGTGGCTTTCGTGATGAGGATGGCTACTCCGTAAGAGGGATGGCCGACTTAGTCATCAAACTCGTTAATATCGCCAATTGCTCAGTTACTTGCTGAAGAGTAGCTTTCATCTCAGCAAATTCAGTTGGAGATACTATGTCTTTATCGTTCTTTAGAGTTCATTTGACCATGCTTTTTCGCACAAAACGTCCAGTTCTTGGATCTTTTCTTCGTGGGGCCGTACTTGTTCAAAAGTGTCTGGCACACTATTATGAA is part of the Impatiens glandulifera chromosome 1, dImpGla2.1, whole genome shotgun sequence genome and encodes:
- the LOC124932164 gene encoding protein EARLY FLOWERING 4-like; the protein is MEGNHLIGHRRRHRQTNINEDHSTATATTSTTTANNGGRSFRRFRSIGGDEGGGGRRGEEGDIGHGDGSEVWGAFSEKFQQVQSFLDRNRFLIQQVNDNHQSKIQENLVKNVALIQEINSNISKVVSLYSDLSANFSNSFQQRNGNK